A single region of the Streptomyces diastaticus subsp. diastaticus genome encodes:
- a CDS encoding molybdopterin molybdotransferase MoeA — translation MSRGQTPDPDGFDSVLALVNDASARRVREKPAAPYDQEADGRTGDVRRAAEDPRAIRPAEPRPGTVGGPPEPDGGLPEQDGAPAADAAPSRTEWPAEYGPEPPGPAHASPGGTRGTRPRRSSEAPGSAATSSDDAAEVRTPADAAGSATARATPTDAGAAAHGQRGARPTGRAATGWPEAVRMAGRAGQAVRERTSGVRPALELPLAEALGLVLARPLAALTDLPPFDTSAMDGWAVAGPGPWRVREEGVLAGQSGAALADGEAVPIATGARVPRDVTAVIRSEHGRLDAHGGLQPQREVVHGQDIRPRAQECRTGDTLLPAGSAVTPAVLGLAAAAGYDTLAVHARPTVDLFVLGDELLTSGLPQDGLIRDALGPMLPHWLRETGAEVRTVERLGDRPDALARALAASEADLVVTTGGTAAGPVDFVHPTLARLGAELLVDGVAVRPGHPMLLARTAPGQHLVGLPGNPLAAVCGLLTLAVPLLRGLAGAPLRERPAAGRTPGGSARPDVYETRRVQLSTGPLAATAPPGPEATTLAPTAVLDAPVPGHPSDTRLVPVRVDAGRARPLSFSGPAMLRGVAAADALVVVEPGGAHAGDQAELLALPWTGGGGGFT, via the coding sequence GTGAGCCGCGGCCAGACCCCCGACCCGGACGGTTTCGACAGCGTTCTGGCCCTGGTCAACGACGCCTCCGCGCGCCGCGTCCGCGAGAAGCCCGCCGCCCCGTACGACCAGGAGGCCGACGGCCGGACCGGTGACGTGCGGCGGGCCGCCGAGGACCCCCGGGCGATCCGGCCGGCCGAGCCGCGTCCCGGCACCGTCGGCGGTCCGCCGGAACCGGACGGCGGCCTGCCGGAGCAGGACGGCGCTCCCGCCGCCGACGCGGCCCCGTCCCGCACCGAGTGGCCCGCGGAGTACGGTCCCGAGCCGCCCGGCCCGGCGCACGCGTCGCCGGGCGGCACCCGGGGCACCCGCCCGAGGCGGTCGTCCGAAGCGCCGGGCTCCGCGGCGACCTCGTCGGACGACGCCGCGGAGGTCCGTACGCCGGCGGACGCGGCCGGCTCCGCCACCGCCCGGGCCACCCCCACCGACGCCGGCGCGGCGGCGCACGGGCAGCGTGGCGCACGCCCCACGGGCCGCGCGGCGACCGGCTGGCCCGAGGCGGTACGGATGGCCGGGCGGGCCGGGCAGGCCGTCCGTGAGCGGACCTCGGGGGTGCGGCCCGCGCTGGAGCTGCCGCTGGCCGAGGCGCTCGGGCTGGTCCTGGCGCGGCCGCTGGCCGCCCTCACCGATCTGCCGCCCTTCGACACCTCGGCGATGGACGGCTGGGCGGTGGCCGGGCCGGGGCCCTGGCGGGTGCGGGAGGAGGGCGTACTGGCCGGGCAGTCCGGCGCGGCCCTGGCCGACGGCGAGGCGGTGCCGATCGCGACCGGCGCCCGGGTCCCGCGTGACGTGACCGCCGTCATCCGCAGCGAGCACGGCCGGCTCGACGCGCACGGCGGGCTGCAACCGCAGCGCGAGGTGGTCCACGGACAGGACATCCGGCCGCGCGCCCAGGAGTGCCGGACCGGCGACACCCTGCTGCCCGCCGGGAGCGCGGTGACCCCGGCGGTCCTCGGACTGGCGGCCGCCGCCGGGTACGACACGCTGGCGGTCCACGCCCGCCCCACCGTCGACCTCTTCGTCCTCGGCGACGAACTGCTCACCAGCGGGCTCCCCCAGGACGGCCTGATCCGCGACGCCCTCGGGCCGATGCTGCCGCACTGGCTGCGGGAGACCGGTGCCGAGGTCCGGACGGTGGAGCGGCTCGGGGACCGGCCCGACGCGCTGGCCCGGGCCCTGGCCGCCTCGGAGGCGGACCTCGTCGTCACCACGGGCGGGACGGCGGCCGGCCCCGTCGACTTCGTCCATCCGACGCTGGCGCGGCTCGGCGCCGAGCTGCTGGTCGACGGGGTCGCGGTCCGGCCGGGGCACCCGATGCTGCTGGCGCGGACTGCCCCCGGCCAGCATCTGGTCGGCCTGCCCGGCAATCCGCTCGCCGCCGTCTGCGGGCTGCTCACCCTCGCTGTGCCCCTGCTGCGCGGCCTCGCCGGCGCGCCGCTGCGGGAGCGGCCGGCGGCGGGACGCACCCCCGGCGGCAGCGCCCGCCCCGACGTGTACGAGACTCGCCGGGTGCAGCTCTCCACCGGCCCGCTCGCGGCCACCGCCCCGCCCGGCCCCGAGGCCACCACCCTCGCCCCGACCGCCGTCCTGGACGCGCCGGTCCCGGGCCATCCGTCCGACACCCGGCTGGTGCCGGTGCGGGTGGACGCCGGGCGGGCGCGGCCGCTGAGCTTCAGCGGTCCGGCGATGCTGCGCGGCGTCGCCGCGGCGGACGCGCTGGTGGTGGTGGAGCCCGGGGGCGCCCACGCCGGGGACCAGGCGGAGCTGCTGGCTCTGCCGTGGACGGGCGGGGGCGGCGGTTTCACGTGA
- a CDS encoding potassium channel family protein: MKLPGQDAMARDADEHLVTHRVKLPHRVVERPLLQVAKRLSMALVVLIITVLIVYLDRDGYGDGADDSVDFLDAFYYATVTLSTTGYGDIVPVSDSARLINILAVTPLRVAFLIILVGTTLEVLTERTREEWRLNRWRSSLREHTVVVGFGTKGRSAIQTLIASGLSKDQIVVVDPSEKVIDAAAAEGLVGVVGDATRSDVLLRAEVQKARRIIIATQRDDTAVLVILTGRQLNRGANIVAAVREEENAPLLRQSGADAVITSASAAGRLLGLSVLSPSAGTVMEDLIQQGSGLDLVERPVIKAEVGKTPRETGDLVVSVLRGHRLLGYDDPAIGTLQLTDRVITIIHNKPGTTPVRPTAAGPKRPPA; this comes from the coding sequence GTGAAACTGCCCGGTCAGGACGCCATGGCGCGTGACGCGGACGAACACCTCGTCACGCACCGCGTGAAACTGCCGCACCGCGTCGTCGAGCGTCCGCTCCTCCAGGTCGCCAAGCGCCTCTCGATGGCGCTCGTCGTCCTGATCATCACCGTCCTCATCGTCTACCTGGACCGCGACGGCTACGGCGACGGCGCCGACGACTCCGTGGACTTCCTGGACGCCTTCTACTACGCCACCGTCACGCTCTCCACCACCGGCTACGGCGACATCGTGCCGGTCAGCGACAGCGCGCGGCTCATCAACATCCTCGCCGTCACCCCGCTGCGGGTCGCCTTCCTGATCATCCTGGTCGGCACCACGCTGGAGGTCCTCACCGAGCGGACTCGGGAGGAATGGCGGCTGAACCGCTGGAGGTCCTCCTTGCGCGAGCACACCGTCGTCGTCGGCTTCGGCACCAAGGGCCGCTCGGCGATCCAGACCCTGATCGCCTCCGGTCTCTCCAAGGACCAGATCGTCGTCGTCGACCCCAGCGAGAAGGTGATCGACGCGGCCGCCGCGGAGGGCCTCGTCGGGGTCGTCGGCGACGCCACCCGCAGCGATGTCCTCCTCCGTGCCGAGGTGCAGAAGGCCCGCCGCATCATCATCGCCACCCAGCGCGACGACACCGCCGTCCTCGTCATCCTGACCGGGCGCCAGCTCAACCGGGGCGCCAACATCGTCGCCGCCGTCCGCGAGGAGGAGAACGCGCCGCTGCTCCGGCAGTCCGGCGCCGACGCCGTGATCACCAGCGCCAGCGCGGCCGGGCGGCTGCTCGGTCTCTCCGTGCTCAGCCCCAGCGCGGGCACGGTGATGGAGGACCTGATCCAGCAGGGGAGCGGGCTCGATCTGGTCGAACGGCCGGTGATAAAGGCAGAGGTGGGCAAGACACCCCGGGAGACCGGCGACCTGGTGGTCAGTGTCCTGCGCGGCCACCGGCTCCTCGGATACGACGACCCGGCCATCGGCACGCTCCAGCTCACCGACCGGGTGATCACGATCATCCACAACAAGCCGGGGACGACCCCGGTGCGCCCCACGGCGGCGGGGCCCAAGCGCCCTCCGGCCTGA
- a CDS encoding NAD(P)H-quinone oxidoreductase has translation MHAITIPEPGGPEALIWAPVPDPVPGEGEVLVEVVAGAVNRADLLQRQGFYDPPPGSSPYPGLECSGRIAEIGPGVSGWAVGDEVCALLSGGGYAEKVAVPAGQLLPVPAGVDVRTAAALPEVVCTVWSNVFMVSQLRPGETLLVHGGASGIGTMAIQLAKAVGARVAVTAGSPEKLRFCGELGADFLIDYREQDFVEEMREVTAGAGADVILDIMGAKYLERNVRALATNGRLAIIGMQGGTKAELDIASLLRKRGAVTATSLRGRPASEKAAIVAAVREHVWPLIDSGRVRPVVDRELPMRDAAAGHRTLEESSHIGKVLLVTGE, from the coding sequence ATGCATGCGATCACGATCCCCGAACCCGGTGGACCCGAGGCCCTGATCTGGGCCCCTGTCCCCGACCCGGTGCCCGGCGAGGGCGAAGTGCTCGTCGAGGTCGTCGCGGGTGCCGTCAACCGAGCCGATCTGCTCCAGCGCCAGGGCTTCTACGATCCGCCGCCCGGCTCCTCCCCGTACCCGGGCCTGGAGTGCTCCGGGCGCATCGCGGAGATCGGCCCCGGAGTCTCCGGATGGGCGGTGGGGGACGAGGTCTGCGCGCTGCTGTCGGGTGGCGGGTACGCCGAGAAGGTGGCCGTGCCCGCGGGCCAGTTGCTGCCGGTGCCGGCCGGTGTCGACGTGCGGACGGCGGCGGCCCTGCCCGAGGTGGTGTGCACGGTCTGGTCCAACGTCTTCATGGTCTCCCAGCTCCGGCCGGGCGAGACGCTGCTGGTGCACGGCGGGGCCAGCGGTATCGGGACGATGGCGATCCAGCTGGCCAAGGCGGTCGGAGCCAGGGTCGCCGTCACCGCGGGCAGCCCGGAGAAGCTCCGGTTCTGCGGCGAACTGGGCGCGGACTTCCTCATCGACTACCGCGAGCAGGACTTCGTGGAGGAGATGCGCGAGGTCACCGCCGGGGCCGGGGCGGACGTCATCCTCGACATCATGGGCGCCAAGTACCTGGAGCGGAATGTGCGGGCGCTCGCGACGAACGGGCGGCTCGCCATCATCGGCATGCAGGGCGGTACCAAGGCGGAGCTGGACATCGCCTCGCTGCTGCGGAAGCGCGGCGCCGTCACCGCGACCTCGTTGCGGGGGCGTCCCGCCTCGGAGAAGGCCGCCATCGTGGCCGCCGTCCGCGAGCATGTCTGGCCGCTCATCGACTCCGGGCGCGTGCGGCCGGTCGTCGACCGGGAGCTGCCGATGCGGGACGCGGCGGCCGGGCACCGGACCCTGGAGGAGAGCAGCCACATCGGCAAGGTGCTTCTCGTCACCGGGGAGTGA